One region of Carya illinoinensis cultivar Pawnee chromosome 8, C.illinoinensisPawnee_v1, whole genome shotgun sequence genomic DNA includes:
- the LOC122319200 gene encoding WEB family protein At1g75720 isoform X3: MDKEDGIVVMKRVEIDTAAPFRSVKEALSLFGDKVLAGELYASKLRQVKDGGSENGCSGLSRLGNVTAELEETKQSLQKAKEERMLLATCLSSMKTELERTKLELQQLKEHESDKQPMETEFEDVKFVEDSTKFEVKIQDSDHKEEEEMEFQKKRYVTNFANPPSFEQVSIPQVVEKLERHPSPKKKKKKISTLIPLIGGIFSKKKGSPEVALPQVP; this comes from the exons GATTGATACGGCGGCTCCCTTCAGGTCTGTCAAAGAGGCCCTCTCATTGTTTGGAGACAAAGTTTTAGCTGGGGAGCTCTATGCCAGCAAGCTCAGACAGGTCAAG GATGGAGGTAGTGAAAATGGATGTTCTGGTCTTTCAAGGCTCGGAAATGTTACAGCTGAGCTAGAGGAGACAAAACAAAGCCTCcagaaagcaaaagaagaaCGCATGCTTTTGGCAACTTGCCTCTCCTCTATGAAGACAGAGCTTGAACGGACAAAGCTTGAACTCCAACAATTGAAGGAACATGAATCCGACAAACAACCCATGGAAACAGAGTTTGAAGACGTCAAGTTTGTTGAAGACTCTACGAAATTTGAGGTCAAAATACAAGACTCTGatcacaaagaagaagaagaaatggagtttcaaaagaaaagatatgTGACTAATTTTGCAAATCCTCCCTCCTTCGAACAAGTTTCAATCCCACAAGTTGTTGAAAAACTTGAGAGGCACCCTTCtcccaagaagaagaagaagaagatcagcACGCTGATCCCTCTAATCGGAGGGATTTTTTCGAAGAAGAAAGGCAGCCCAGAAGTTGCATTGCCTCAAGTTCCCTAA
- the LOC122319200 gene encoding WEB family protein At1g75720 isoform X4, whose product MDKEDGIVVMKRVEIDTAAPFRSVKEALSLFGDKVLAGELYASKLRQDGGSENGCSGLSRLGNVTAELEETKQSLQKAKEERMLLATCLSSMKTELERTKLELQQLKEHESDKQPMETEFEDVKFVEDSTKFEVKIQDSDHKEEEEMEFQKKRYVTNFANPPSFEQVSIPQVVEKLERHPSPKKKKKKISTLIPLIGGIFSKKKGSPEVALPQVP is encoded by the exons GATTGATACGGCGGCTCCCTTCAGGTCTGTCAAAGAGGCCCTCTCATTGTTTGGAGACAAAGTTTTAGCTGGGGAGCTCTATGCCAGCAAGCTCAGACAG GATGGAGGTAGTGAAAATGGATGTTCTGGTCTTTCAAGGCTCGGAAATGTTACAGCTGAGCTAGAGGAGACAAAACAAAGCCTCcagaaagcaaaagaagaaCGCATGCTTTTGGCAACTTGCCTCTCCTCTATGAAGACAGAGCTTGAACGGACAAAGCTTGAACTCCAACAATTGAAGGAACATGAATCCGACAAACAACCCATGGAAACAGAGTTTGAAGACGTCAAGTTTGTTGAAGACTCTACGAAATTTGAGGTCAAAATACAAGACTCTGatcacaaagaagaagaagaaatggagtttcaaaagaaaagatatgTGACTAATTTTGCAAATCCTCCCTCCTTCGAACAAGTTTCAATCCCACAAGTTGTTGAAAAACTTGAGAGGCACCCTTCtcccaagaagaagaagaagaagatcagcACGCTGATCCCTCTAATCGGAGGGATTTTTTCGAAGAAGAAAGGCAGCCCAGAAGTTGCATTGCCTCAAGTTCCCTAA
- the LOC122319200 gene encoding WEB family protein At1g75720 isoform X2, with protein sequence MDKEDGIVVMKRVEIDTAAPFRSVKEALSLFGDKVLAGELYASKLRQMQDGGSENGCSGLSRLGNVTAELEETKQSLQKAKEERMLLATCLSSMKTELERTKLELQQLKEHESDKQPMETEFEDVKFVEDSTKFEVKIQDSDHKEEEEMEFQKKRYVTNFANPPSFEQVSIPQVVEKLERHPSPKKKKKKISTLIPLIGGIFSKKKGSPEVALPQVP encoded by the exons GATTGATACGGCGGCTCCCTTCAGGTCTGTCAAAGAGGCCCTCTCATTGTTTGGAGACAAAGTTTTAGCTGGGGAGCTCTATGCCAGCAAGCTCAGACAG ATGCAGGATGGAGGTAGTGAAAATGGATGTTCTGGTCTTTCAAGGCTCGGAAATGTTACAGCTGAGCTAGAGGAGACAAAACAAAGCCTCcagaaagcaaaagaagaaCGCATGCTTTTGGCAACTTGCCTCTCCTCTATGAAGACAGAGCTTGAACGGACAAAGCTTGAACTCCAACAATTGAAGGAACATGAATCCGACAAACAACCCATGGAAACAGAGTTTGAAGACGTCAAGTTTGTTGAAGACTCTACGAAATTTGAGGTCAAAATACAAGACTCTGatcacaaagaagaagaagaaatggagtttcaaaagaaaagatatgTGACTAATTTTGCAAATCCTCCCTCCTTCGAACAAGTTTCAATCCCACAAGTTGTTGAAAAACTTGAGAGGCACCCTTCtcccaagaagaagaagaagaagatcagcACGCTGATCCCTCTAATCGGAGGGATTTTTTCGAAGAAGAAAGGCAGCCCAGAAGTTGCATTGCCTCAAGTTCCCTAA
- the LOC122319200 gene encoding WEB family protein At1g75720 isoform X1, with amino-acid sequence MDKEDGIVVMKRVEIDTAAPFRSVKEALSLFGDKVLAGELYASKLRQVKMQDGGSENGCSGLSRLGNVTAELEETKQSLQKAKEERMLLATCLSSMKTELERTKLELQQLKEHESDKQPMETEFEDVKFVEDSTKFEVKIQDSDHKEEEEMEFQKKRYVTNFANPPSFEQVSIPQVVEKLERHPSPKKKKKKISTLIPLIGGIFSKKKGSPEVALPQVP; translated from the exons GATTGATACGGCGGCTCCCTTCAGGTCTGTCAAAGAGGCCCTCTCATTGTTTGGAGACAAAGTTTTAGCTGGGGAGCTCTATGCCAGCAAGCTCAGACAGGTCAAG ATGCAGGATGGAGGTAGTGAAAATGGATGTTCTGGTCTTTCAAGGCTCGGAAATGTTACAGCTGAGCTAGAGGAGACAAAACAAAGCCTCcagaaagcaaaagaagaaCGCATGCTTTTGGCAACTTGCCTCTCCTCTATGAAGACAGAGCTTGAACGGACAAAGCTTGAACTCCAACAATTGAAGGAACATGAATCCGACAAACAACCCATGGAAACAGAGTTTGAAGACGTCAAGTTTGTTGAAGACTCTACGAAATTTGAGGTCAAAATACAAGACTCTGatcacaaagaagaagaagaaatggagtttcaaaagaaaagatatgTGACTAATTTTGCAAATCCTCCCTCCTTCGAACAAGTTTCAATCCCACAAGTTGTTGAAAAACTTGAGAGGCACCCTTCtcccaagaagaagaagaagaagatcagcACGCTGATCCCTCTAATCGGAGGGATTTTTTCGAAGAAGAAAGGCAGCCCAGAAGTTGCATTGCCTCAAGTTCCCTAA
- the LOC122319408 gene encoding uncharacterized protein LOC122319408: MALLTSLPEPSEPKKQQYPKHKRKKQKKPPSSWDQIKKLVTCKQIEGSRVHDPSKNGAAGVGYSKLGSSCSSICSFRDIVHGKTRVVHRADNSPEGSIVGTQETGLLRRKTVAGGSSTRPLSSSATARSNGGSTYSSGSRGMQFRKLSGCYEFRMIVDPSRYPTPRTTICACSQCGEAFPKVESLELHQALRHAVSELGHEDSGRNIVEIIFKSSWLKRDNSICKIERILKVHNTQRTIQRFEDCRDAVKTRALNSYKKNPRCAADGNELLRFHCTTLTCTLGASGSSNLCSSIPTCGVCTIVRHGFQGKGEECKGTTCTTTASSGRAHDFLRCADSRRAMLVCRVIAGRVRRMGDDATPVDDEDNVSGGLYDSAVGCAGIYSNFEELTVFNPRAILPCFVVIYKALES, from the exons ATGGCGCTTTTAACTTCCTTACCAGAGCCCTCTGAGCCTAAAAAACAACAATATCCCAAACACAAGCGAAAAAAGCAGAAAAAACCACCGTCTTCATGGGACCAAATCAAGAAACTCGTCACCTGCAAACAGATCGAAGGGTCCCGAGTGCATGATCCGTCAAAGAACGGCGCCGCCGGCGTTGGGTACTCTAAGCTAGGGTCTTCTTGCAGCTCCATATGCAGCTTTCGGGACATAGTTCATGGGAAAACTAGGGTTGTTCATAGAGCTGATAACTCGCCAGAGGGCAGCATAGTCGGTACTCAGGAAACTGGGCTACTGAGGCGGAAAACTGTAGCCGGCGGGTCTTCAACTCGGCCATTATCAAGTTCAGCAACAGCAAGATCCAACGGTGGATCAACGTACTCGTCTGGTTCAAGAGGCATGCAATTCCGAAAGCTTTCCGGATGCTATGAGTTTCGCATGATCGTTGACCCTAGCAG GTACCCAACACCAAGGACTACTATTTGTGCTTGCTCTCAGTGCGGGGAAGCCTTTCCGAAGGTTGAAAGCTTGGAGCTTCACCAAGCACTTCGCCATGCTG TATCGGAGCTGGGACATGAAGATTCGGGTCGAAACATCGTGGAGATCATCTTCAAATCAAGCTGGCTCAAAAGGGACAATTCAATATGCAAGATTGAGCGGATATTGAAGGTTCACAACACCCAGAGGACGATACAACGGTTTGAGGACTGTCGAGATGCAGTCAAGACTCGTGCGTTGAACAGCTACAAGAAAAACCCAAGATGCGCCGCTGACGGGAACGAGCTCCTCCGATTCCACTGCACCACCTTAACATGCACGCTTGGGGCAAGCGGCTCATCCAACTTGTGCAGCTCTATACCTACTTGTGGAGTATGCACCATCGTTAGGCACGGGTTCCAAGGTAAGGGAGAGGAGTGCAAGGGGACCACGTGTACCACCACTGCAAGCAGTGGCAGGGCCCACGACTTCCTACGTTGTGCGGACAGCCGCAGGGCCATGCTGGTGTGCCGTGTCATTGCCGGGAGGGTGAGGCGTATGGGGGACGATGCAACGCCAGTGGATGATGAGGACAACGTTTCAGGTGGATTGTACGATTCTGCCGTTGGCTGCGCTGGGATCTACTCCAACTTTGAGGAGCTGACTGTTTTTAATCCTCGGGCTATCCTTCCTTGTTTCGTAGTGATCTACAAAGCCCTGGAGTCTTGA
- the LOC122274257 gene encoding uncharacterized protein LOC122274257 yields the protein MQYRPPQRESSFIVQVTGNYCEADHLPDQTSCTSVSPKLINFSAMKLFNRFRKILMRLLFSLPSPGSSSSSAPTSGSSASRQKSCDRFEPPKTSCSSYYSSHSHYNEAIADCIEFFNKSSQDGILDGRKSDVMV from the coding sequence ATGCAGTACAGGCCTCCCCAACGAGAGAGCAGCTTCATCGTTCAAGTAACCGGTAATTATTGTGAAGCTGATCATCTTCCGGATCAAACCAGCTGTACTAGTGTCTCTCCCAAGTTAATTAACTTTTCTGCAATGAAGCTCTTTAATCGTTTCCGTAAGATTCTCATGCGCCTGTTGTTTTCACTCCCTTCTCCtgggtcttcttcttcatcagcACCTACCTCCGGAAGTTCGGCTTCGAGGCAAAAGAGCTGTGACAGATTTGAGCCGCCAAAGACTTCATGCAGCTCTTATTACTCCTCTCACTCGCACTACAACGAGGCCATCGCTGACTGCATCGAGTTCTTCAACAAGTCGTCGCAGGATGGGATTTTGGATGGTCGTAAATCCGATGTTATGGTTTGA